In Deltaproteobacteria bacterium, a single genomic region encodes these proteins:
- the rodA gene encoding rod shape-determining protein RodA, whose translation MRSTLERPQDLLSRLRRSIDWVIVILTFSIVTLAIINLNSAGKGDWTGRVATQLRWVGLGTIAMFVVTAIDYRVIYRGAYAAYGVAVGLLALVPLFGIKVNNARRWLGTGDWRLQPSELMKIVIIVALARYLHDSSSRTKPRGLRDLVLPSAMVLVPMALVVYQPDLSTGLMIAMLAMSLLAITGLTLRSALVLMSAGVIAFALGWSYMLSYQRKRIDVWLNPELYADDEGYQTIQAMIGVGDGGFFGRGIDKGTQSSLGFLPEPFTDFPFAVYAEEWGFVGGAMLLTLYMSLILWAINIASQARDRFGALACVGVAALFFWHVTINVGMVLQLLPVSGVTLPFISAGGSNVLTIMLALGVLMSVSRSRHVR comes from the coding sequence ATGCGATCGACGCTCGAGCGACCCCAGGATCTGCTCAGTCGACTGCGGCGGTCGATCGACTGGGTCATCGTGATCCTGACGTTTTCGATCGTCACGCTGGCGATCATCAACCTCAACAGCGCCGGCAAGGGCGACTGGACCGGTCGCGTGGCGACGCAGCTGCGCTGGGTCGGCCTCGGGACCATCGCGATGTTCGTGGTCACCGCGATCGACTATCGGGTGATCTACCGCGGGGCCTACGCTGCGTATGGCGTCGCGGTGGGGTTGCTCGCGCTGGTGCCGTTGTTCGGCATCAAGGTCAACAACGCCCGGCGTTGGCTGGGCACCGGCGACTGGCGCCTGCAGCCGTCGGAGCTGATGAAGATCGTCATCATCGTCGCGCTCGCGCGATACCTGCACGACTCGTCGTCGCGCACCAAGCCACGTGGGCTGCGGGACCTCGTGCTGCCGAGCGCGATGGTGCTGGTGCCGATGGCGCTGGTGGTCTATCAGCCCGATCTGTCGACGGGCTTGATGATCGCGATGCTGGCGATGTCGCTGCTCGCGATCACCGGCCTGACGCTGCGCAGCGCGTTGGTGCTCATGTCCGCCGGCGTGATCGCGTTCGCGTTGGGTTGGAGCTACATGCTTTCGTACCAGCGCAAGCGCATCGACGTGTGGCTCAACCCCGAGCTGTATGCCGACGACGAGGGCTACCAGACCATCCAGGCGATGATCGGCGTCGGTGACGGCGGGTTCTTCGGTCGCGGCATCGACAAGGGCACCCAGAGCTCGCTGGGATTCCTGCCCGAGCCCTTCACCGACTTCCCGTTCGCGGTCTACGCCGAGGAGTGGGGCTTCGTCGGCGGGGCAATGCTGCTCACGCTCTACATGAGCCTGATCCTGTGGGCGATCAACATCGCGTCGCAGGCGCGGGACCGCTTTGGTGCGTTGGCATGCGTCGGCGTCGCCGCGTTGTTCTTCTGGCACGTCACGATCAACGTCGGCATGGTGCTGCAGCTGCTGCCGGTATCGGGCGTCACGCTGCCGTTCATCAGTGCGGGTGGCTCGAACGTGCTGACGATCATGCTCGCGCTGGGCGTGCTGATGAGCGTCTCGCGATCCCGCCACGTCCGCTGA
- the mrdA gene encoding penicillin-binding protein 2 codes for MIDLRQPDNLRELRSRFSGMVLVVFLVFSGLMLRLCQLQVLEGEHYARRAERNFVDVVDVEAPRGRIFDIQGRPVATNRPAYTLYFTAWTRFRADEDGGISATEDGERESIDDETVELLASLFDFVDDEDRAQTLGRIEELRGDEDRGRHAQILRRNLGWDEFARLQARLGALDPWIEIRESSRRFYPEGELTGFVTGHMGNIDRESLERSDHLSYRPGDRVGQTGIERMWENYLRGRLGSRSRVVDAARREVAEPTAEALAALPPDRDPIPGQDIYLTLDLDLQRVAHDAVAAKLAGAVVALEADTGRVLAMVSVPGVDPNRYEQPIPGELWRQWSESPLKPFIDKTVQEHFFPGSTYKVVSALAALSDPEFDPDAEIECTGSVLFGGRRFKDTHVHGNVDLEHAIIQSCNTYFYTLAMRNTLSLERVEQFARALGLGERSGLGINGEVKGTIPTEEFEAREGTYQGGVRLNSAIGQGNVKVTVMQLAVVYAALANGGRVMTPYLVDRIETNEGKLVLANEPKPRNEAPVINAYDRERIHRGLVGVVNDPSGTAYSERLANVVVAGKTGTAQVGRESANNEIEIAGWDTTEHHAWFAAYAPAEAPRIVVVAVVEHGGTGADAAAPIVMKVIDHYLGSTTSETGERPRGFGVPPPLPGRPDADPAAADGDGKPGERRDPTRNPPETKPSKPAQQPASEPALPAHRADTRSPD; via the coding sequence ATGATCGACCTGCGCCAACCCGACAACCTCCGAGAGCTGCGGTCGCGGTTCTCCGGCATGGTGTTGGTGGTGTTCCTGGTGTTCTCGGGCCTGATGCTGCGGCTGTGCCAGCTGCAGGTGCTCGAGGGCGAGCACTACGCGCGTCGGGCCGAGCGCAACTTCGTCGACGTCGTCGATGTCGAGGCGCCGCGCGGCCGCATCTTCGACATCCAGGGCCGCCCGGTCGCCACCAATCGTCCCGCCTACACGCTCTACTTCACCGCGTGGACCCGCTTCCGAGCCGACGAGGACGGGGGCATCAGCGCCACCGAGGACGGTGAGCGCGAGAGCATCGACGACGAGACCGTCGAGCTGCTAGCCTCGTTGTTCGACTTCGTCGACGACGAGGACCGCGCGCAGACCCTGGGCCGCATCGAGGAGCTGCGCGGCGACGAAGACCGCGGTCGGCACGCGCAGATCCTCCGTCGCAACCTCGGCTGGGACGAGTTCGCGCGGCTGCAGGCGCGGCTGGGCGCGCTCGATCCGTGGATCGAGATCCGCGAGAGCTCGCGCCGCTTCTACCCCGAGGGCGAGCTGACCGGCTTCGTCACCGGACACATGGGCAACATCGATCGCGAGTCGCTCGAGCGCTCCGACCACCTCTCGTATCGCCCCGGCGATCGCGTGGGGCAGACCGGCATCGAGCGCATGTGGGAGAACTATCTGCGTGGGCGCCTCGGCTCGCGCTCGCGGGTGGTCGACGCCGCGCGCCGCGAGGTCGCCGAGCCCACCGCCGAGGCCCTCGCCGCGCTGCCGCCGGATCGCGATCCCATCCCCGGCCAGGACATCTACCTCACGCTCGACCTCGACCTGCAGCGCGTGGCCCACGACGCGGTCGCGGCCAAGCTCGCGGGGGCCGTGGTCGCGCTCGAGGCCGACACCGGCCGCGTGCTGGCGATGGTGTCGGTGCCGGGCGTCGACCCCAACCGCTACGAGCAGCCGATCCCCGGCGAGCTGTGGCGGCAGTGGTCGGAGAGCCCGCTCAAGCCGTTCATCGACAAGACCGTGCAGGAGCACTTCTTCCCCGGCTCGACCTACAAGGTCGTGTCGGCGCTGGCGGCCCTGTCCGATCCCGAGTTCGACCCCGACGCCGAGATCGAGTGCACCGGCTCGGTGCTGTTCGGTGGACGCCGCTTCAAGGACACCCACGTCCACGGCAACGTCGATCTCGAGCACGCGATCATCCAGTCGTGCAACACCTACTTCTACACGCTCGCGATGCGCAACACGCTGAGCCTCGAGCGCGTCGAGCAGTTCGCGCGCGCACTCGGCCTCGGTGAGCGCTCTGGCCTCGGCATCAACGGCGAGGTGAAGGGCACCATCCCGACCGAAGAGTTCGAGGCGCGCGAGGGCACCTACCAGGGCGGCGTGCGGCTCAACAGCGCCATCGGGCAGGGCAACGTGAAGGTCACCGTCATGCAGCTCGCGGTGGTCTATGCCGCGCTCGCCAACGGCGGTCGCGTCATGACGCCGTACCTGGTCGATCGCATCGAGACCAACGAGGGCAAGCTGGTGCTGGCCAACGAGCCCAAGCCGCGCAACGAGGCCCCGGTCATCAACGCCTACGATCGCGAGCGCATCCATCGTGGCCTGGTCGGGGTCGTCAACGATCCCAGCGGCACCGCCTACAGCGAGCGCCTCGCCAACGTGGTCGTCGCCGGCAAGACCGGCACCGCGCAGGTCGGTCGCGAGTCCGCCAACAACGAGATCGAGATCGCCGGCTGGGACACCACCGAGCACCACGCATGGTTCGCGGCCTACGCCCCCGCCGAGGCGCCACGCATCGTGGTCGTGGCGGTGGTGGAGCACGGTGGCACCGGCGCCGATGCAGCTGCGCCCATCGTGATGAAGGTGATCGATCACTACCTCGGCAGCACCACCTCGGAGACCGGCGAGCGACCGCGCGGCTTCGGCGTGCCGCCGCCGCTGCCCGGCCGCCCGGACGCCGACCCCGCGGCCGCCGATGGCGACGGCAAGCCCGGCGAGCGCCGCGATCCCACGCGCAACCCCCCGGAGACCAAGCCCAGCAAGCCGGCCCAGCAGCCCGCGAGCGAGCCGGCGCTGCCAGCCCACCGCGCCGACACCCGGAGTCCCGACTGA
- the mreC gene encoding rod shape-determining protein MreC, with protein sequence MAVSLRSVRNGALVALLLGIPVMLLRSSLKDPHQMGAFDRAIRRIGGPLEAAVSYSFGMLGGFFERWVLQARLQDANEELAGENRELKQKMRDLAQLEEENTQLRRALQMRERVPEDMIPAERVGVDQSPFFRVVNIRIDRGRNVAEPGMAVLSPDGVVGRIDKSFDDYSDVMLITDARSMVAVEVARNHAQGILEGDSEDSCVVDVSKDYEVQLGDIIQTSGVDELFPKGHPVGQVVGIEQLVGDQQRLRVMPSVQFDRLDVVWVVLAAAPATDPQAEHVSSLPQARGLVPIR encoded by the coding sequence ATGGCAGTGTCCCTCCGCAGCGTGCGCAATGGTGCCTTGGTGGCGCTGTTGCTCGGCATCCCGGTGATGCTGTTGCGCAGCAGCCTGAAGGACCCCCACCAGATGGGGGCGTTCGATCGCGCGATCCGTCGCATCGGCGGCCCGCTCGAGGCGGCGGTCTCGTACTCCTTCGGCATGCTCGGCGGGTTCTTCGAGCGCTGGGTGCTGCAGGCGCGCCTGCAGGACGCCAACGAGGAGCTCGCGGGCGAGAACCGCGAGCTCAAGCAGAAGATGCGGGATCTCGCGCAGCTCGAGGAGGAGAACACGCAGCTGCGGCGCGCGCTGCAGATGCGCGAGCGCGTGCCCGAAGACATGATCCCCGCGGAGCGCGTCGGCGTCGATCAGTCGCCGTTCTTCCGCGTGGTCAACATCCGCATCGACCGCGGTCGCAACGTCGCCGAGCCCGGCATGGCGGTGTTGTCACCCGACGGCGTGGTCGGCCGCATCGACAAGAGCTTCGACGACTACAGCGACGTCATGTTGATCACCGACGCGCGCAGCATGGTCGCCGTCGAGGTCGCACGCAATCACGCGCAGGGCATCCTCGAGGGCGACAGCGAGGACAGCTGCGTGGTCGATGTCTCGAAGGACTACGAGGTCCAGCTCGGCGACATCATCCAGACCAGCGGCGTCGACGAGCTGTTTCCCAAGGGCCATCCGGTGGGGCAGGTGGTCGGCATCGAACAGCTGGTGGGCGATCAACAGCGGCTGCGCGTGATGCCCAGCGTGCAGTTCGATCGCCTCGACGTGGTGTGGGTGGTGCTCGCCGCGGCGCCCGCGACCGACCCCCAGGCCGAGCACGTGTCGTCGCTGCCGCAGGCGCGCGGCCTGGTGCCGATCCGCTAG
- a CDS encoding rod shape-determining protein has product MLFDWVYGLFSNDLAIDLGTATTLTYVKGKGIVAHEPSVVAVQKNANQKRVLAVGKEAKEMLGRTPGNIVAIRPMKDGVIADFEVTEAMMRYFITRAHNRQTLVKPRIIICVPSGITEVEKRAVRDSALAAGAREVFLIEEPMAAAIGAGLPITEPGGNMVVDIGGGTAEVAVISMAGIVACKSCRVGGDKMDEAIIQHIKRKYNLLIGERTAERIKIEIGTAAPTEVVMTMEVKGRDLVAGIPKTVVVDSDEIREALSEPVSAIVDAVRSVLERAPPELCADIVDKGIVLTGGGSQLANLDVLLSEETGLPVFLSDEPEFAVVLGSGAALDELDLLREVALQ; this is encoded by the coding sequence ATGCTGTTCGACTGGGTATACGGCCTGTTCTCGAACGATCTGGCGATCGACCTCGGTACCGCCACGACGCTCACGTACGTGAAGGGCAAGGGCATCGTCGCGCACGAGCCGTCGGTGGTGGCGGTGCAGAAGAACGCCAACCAGAAGCGGGTGCTCGCGGTCGGCAAGGAAGCCAAGGAGATGCTCGGGCGCACGCCCGGCAACATCGTCGCGATCCGGCCCATGAAGGACGGCGTCATCGCCGACTTCGAGGTCACCGAGGCGATGATGCGCTACTTCATCACGCGCGCGCACAACCGCCAGACCCTCGTGAAGCCGCGGATCATCATCTGCGTGCCGTCGGGGATCACCGAGGTGGAGAAGCGCGCCGTCCGTGACTCGGCACTCGCCGCCGGCGCCCGCGAGGTCTTCCTCATCGAGGAGCCCATGGCCGCGGCGATCGGCGCCGGCCTGCCGATCACCGAGCCCGGCGGCAACATGGTCGTCGACATCGGGGGGGGCACCGCCGAGGTCGCGGTGATCTCGATGGCCGGCATCGTCGCGTGCAAGAGCTGCCGCGTCGGCGGTGACAAGATGGATGAGGCGATCATCCAGCACATCAAGCGCAAGTACAACTTGCTCATCGGTGAGCGCACCGCCGAGCGCATCAAGATCGAGATCGGCACCGCGGCGCCGACCGAGGTCGTGATGACGATGGAGGTCAAGGGGCGCGACCTCGTCGCGGGCATCCCCAAGACCGTCGTGGTCGACTCCGACGAGATCCGCGAGGCGCTGTCCGAGCCGGTCAGCGCGATCGTCGACGCCGTGCGATCGGTGCTCGAGCGCGCGCCGCCGGAGCTGTGCGCCGACATCGTCGACAAGGGCATCGTGCTCACCGGTGGCGGCTCGCAGCTCGCCAACCTCGACGTACTGCTCTCCGAAGAGACCGGTCTGCCGGTGTTCCTCTCCGACGAGCCTGAGTTCGCGGTCGTGCTGGGCTCCGGTGCCGCGCTCGACGAACTCGACCTGCTGCGCGAAGTCGCGTTGCAGTAA
- a CDS encoding peptidylprolyl isomerase: protein MLDFLRRSASSVFAWLILGALALVFGLQFGLPSDSLSFGAGAYAKAYGTAIGDDEYRYQFNVLRRVVNVPKDARLQQLMGVKEEVLEAAIEREVLVEGGHALGLEATAHDAEDLVLAGHFIVLGETADWLSPELAFNYEIFAKSLLPQLQVSEPKYLEIQRRELLARTVRDLLAGSAVVGEGELRSIYDEGANRLNLRYARYEPLQFGELIDLDDAEVTKYLEAHRAELSQQYASQGSRFAKLPKQSRVWLIALDKPASASPAADGADGADGATDATDDAGEGPPKNPPAADAGAAAKPRKGKPGDDPAATVRAQLSALRGRIDRGEDFRKLAREFSRHESALRGGELGWISESVGSGIDPAIDAAVQAAKPGTLSEVIEGANAFYLVQVRARREGDIPEADALPELAEEGLRREKGRALAKTAAQEDLAAIVAGAALTDVFRGGSALGGDGGGIEDARDARKRVELSETGSFAKGDAPPGLGTAPELITAAWAGTPDQGLLDQVFEVGQDYALAGVIEKSEATDAGFADARRELYRQLVARKGQQVTARWTHRRCIEGKAKGQISGDADKLTKLVSYEVANEDGTTAPQQPYELCDRVGNRGGMLRGGGRGGFPGDG from the coding sequence ATGCTCGACTTCTTGCGCCGCTCTGCTTCGAGCGTCTTCGCGTGGCTCATCCTCGGTGCGCTCGCGCTCGTCTTCGGTCTGCAGTTCGGACTGCCCAGTGACTCGCTGAGCTTCGGCGCGGGCGCGTACGCGAAGGCGTACGGCACCGCGATCGGCGACGACGAGTACCGCTACCAGTTCAACGTCCTGCGCCGCGTCGTCAACGTGCCCAAGGATGCCCGGCTGCAGCAGCTGATGGGCGTCAAGGAGGAGGTGCTCGAGGCCGCGATCGAGCGCGAGGTGCTGGTCGAGGGTGGCCACGCGCTCGGGCTCGAAGCCACCGCGCACGATGCCGAAGATCTCGTGCTCGCGGGTCACTTCATCGTGCTCGGCGAGACCGCCGACTGGCTCAGCCCCGAGCTGGCGTTCAACTACGAGATCTTCGCCAAGTCGCTGCTGCCCCAGCTGCAGGTGTCGGAGCCGAAGTACCTCGAGATCCAACGCCGCGAGCTGCTCGCTCGCACGGTCCGCGATCTGCTCGCCGGCTCGGCGGTGGTCGGCGAGGGCGAGCTGCGCAGCATCTACGACGAGGGCGCCAACCGCCTCAATCTCCGCTACGCCCGCTACGAGCCGCTGCAGTTCGGCGAGCTCATCGATCTCGACGACGCCGAGGTCACGAAGTACCTCGAGGCCCACCGCGCGGAGCTGAGCCAGCAGTACGCCAGCCAGGGCAGCCGCTTCGCGAAGCTGCCCAAGCAGTCGCGGGTGTGGCTGATCGCGCTCGACAAGCCAGCTTCGGCGAGCCCGGCCGCCGACGGTGCCGACGGTGCCGACGGTGCCACCGACGCTACCGACGATGCCGGCGAGGGGCCGCCGAAGAACCCGCCGGCCGCCGACGCAGGCGCGGCCGCGAAGCCGCGCAAGGGCAAGCCGGGCGACGATCCGGCGGCGACGGTCCGCGCGCAGCTGTCCGCGCTGCGCGGCCGCATCGATCGCGGCGAGGACTTCCGCAAGCTGGCCCGCGAGTTCTCGCGCCACGAGAGCGCGCTGCGAGGCGGCGAGCTGGGCTGGATCAGCGAGAGCGTCGGCTCGGGCATCGATCCGGCGATCGATGCCGCGGTGCAGGCCGCGAAGCCCGGCACGCTCTCGGAGGTGATCGAGGGCGCGAACGCGTTCTACCTCGTGCAGGTGCGAGCGCGTCGCGAGGGCGACATCCCCGAGGCCGACGCGCTGCCCGAGCTGGCCGAAGAGGGTCTGCGTCGCGAGAAGGGTCGCGCGCTGGCCAAGACCGCCGCGCAGGAGGACCTCGCGGCGATCGTCGCCGGCGCTGCGCTCACCGACGTCTTCCGCGGCGGCAGTGCGCTGGGTGGCGACGGCGGTGGCATCGAAGACGCCCGCGACGCCCGCAAGCGCGTCGAGCTCAGCGAGACCGGCTCGTTCGCCAAGGGCGACGCGCCGCCGGGCCTCGGCACCGCCCCGGAGCTCATCACCGCGGCGTGGGCCGGGACCCCGGATCAGGGACTGCTCGACCAGGTGTTCGAGGTCGGACAGGACTACGCGCTCGCCGGCGTGATCGAGAAGAGCGAGGCCACCGACGCCGGCTTCGCCGACGCGAGGCGCGAGCTCTATCGCCAGCTGGTCGCGCGCAAGGGGCAGCAGGTCACCGCGCGATGGACCCACCGGCGTTGCATCGAGGGCAAGGCCAAGGGCCAGATCAGTGGCGACGCCGACAAGCTGACCAAGCTCGTCAGCTACGAGGTCGCGAACGAAGACGGCACCACCGCGCCGCAGCAGCCCTACGAGCTGTGCGATCGCGTGGGCAACCGCGGCGGCATGCTCCGGGGCGGCGGTCGCGGCGGGTTTCCCGGCGACGGCTGA
- a CDS encoding tetratricopeptide repeat protein, protein MRKPLPPDPHTGRAAVVLAGLLGGSAMVAYAANTPRPAASIEAHAPAVRVSAGLGELVARAQTARESLDLDALERAAEELEQFAEQTTLATKANTARLELVEIHAALALEAAVRARFDDEGRDAALHRVGREVTRTRALADGLSDASIDRARLDAALARAELASGADLTQSHPVVLMPTFRDPELRAAAIAVPLWRDLDEPVAAELAHEITNQLRTCERQTTLVRLLTARAIAHEGDTAAARDIVDGVLREIPRQPLAKAMQRRLLRNDAAVVAMAETDGGPTTAPPPPSEPSPRAPVEPTPDDDAPSPVAVSNPTPSKPTPATPSKPTAAKPDATKKKTYDTLLDEGCKLVRSGNADAGFEKLKQAFDLNPNAVAVTVCMAEAHHALGRDASARALCERALRKSPGDRRARLLAAELELARGNESAALEHYRRILQNYPDDAKAKAFVESHGG, encoded by the coding sequence ATGCGCAAACCACTCCCCCCCGATCCGCACACCGGTCGCGCGGCCGTCGTGCTCGCAGGGCTGCTCGGTGGCAGCGCGATGGTCGCGTACGCCGCCAACACGCCGCGCCCGGCCGCCAGCATCGAGGCCCACGCGCCCGCGGTGAGGGTCAGCGCGGGTCTCGGCGAGCTGGTCGCGCGGGCCCAGACCGCCCGCGAGAGCCTCGACCTCGACGCGCTCGAGCGCGCGGCCGAGGAGCTCGAGCAATTCGCCGAGCAGACCACGCTTGCGACCAAGGCCAACACCGCCCGCCTCGAGCTGGTCGAGATCCACGCCGCACTCGCACTCGAGGCGGCCGTGCGCGCGCGCTTCGACGATGAGGGTCGCGACGCGGCGCTGCACCGCGTCGGCCGCGAGGTGACCCGCACCCGCGCGCTCGCCGACGGCCTGTCCGACGCATCGATCGATCGCGCCCGCCTCGACGCCGCGCTCGCCCGCGCCGAGCTGGCCTCGGGTGCCGACCTCACCCAGAGCCACCCCGTCGTGCTGATGCCGACCTTCCGCGATCCCGAGCTGCGCGCGGCCGCGATCGCGGTGCCGCTGTGGCGCGACCTCGACGAGCCCGTCGCGGCCGAGCTCGCCCACGAGATCACCAACCAGCTGCGCACGTGCGAGCGGCAGACCACGCTCGTGCGCCTGCTGACCGCCCGCGCCATCGCGCACGAGGGTGACACCGCGGCAGCCCGCGACATCGTCGACGGCGTACTGCGCGAGATCCCACGTCAACCGCTGGCCAAAGCGATGCAGCGTCGCTTGCTCCGCAACGACGCTGCGGTGGTGGCGATGGCAGAGACCGACGGCGGCCCGACCACCGCGCCGCCGCCCCCGAGCGAGCCGTCGCCGCGCGCTCCCGTCGAGCCCACGCCCGACGACGACGCGCCCTCGCCGGTCGCCGTGTCGAACCCGACACCGAGCAAGCCCACGCCCGCGACGCCGAGCAAGCCGACCGCCGCCAAGCCGGACGCGACCAAGAAGAAGACCTACGACACCCTGCTCGACGAGGGCTGCAAGCTGGTGCGCTCGGGCAACGCCGACGCCGGCTTCGAGAAGCTCAAGCAAGCCTTCGATCTGAACCCCAACGCGGTCGCGGTCACGGTGTGCATGGCCGAGGCCCACCACGCGCTCGGCCGCGACGCCTCGGCGCGCGCGCTGTGTGAACGTGCGCTCCGCAAGTCGCCTGGCGACCGACGAGCGCGGCTGCTGGCGGCCGAGCTCGAGCTGGCGCGCGGCAACGAGTCGGCCGCGCTCGAGCACTATCGACGCATCCTGCAGAACTACCCCGACGACGCGAAGGCCAAGGCGTTCGTCGAGTCGCACGGCGGCTGA